The sequence GGTTACGGCGGTTATTTTGACCTTGGATGGCAAAGAATGCTTAAAGGCCCAAAAATCGGGTTGTAACGAGGATGCAGCGCAGTTAGGCGTTGCTTTGGCCCAGCAATTATTGGCCGCCGGGGGCAAAGAGATTTTAGCGGAATTGATGCAAAGCGAGGGAGTATAGATGACACAGCCAACAGTGTATTTGGTCGGAGCCGGCCCTGGAGATTATAAATTGATTAGCGTGCGCGGTCTGGAACTCATTCAGCGAGCGGAAGTGCTGGTGTATGACCGACTGGCTGATGAGCGCCTGCTGGGGCATGCCAGAAAAGATGCGGAATTTATTTATGTGGGAAAAGCTTCCAGTAATCATGCCATGCGCCAGGAGGATATCAATCAGCTTTTGGTGGACAAGGCGAAGGAAGGCAAAGTGGTAGTCCGTCTTAAAGGCGGCGATCCTTTTGTTTTTGGACGCGGCGGCGAAGAAGCGCTGACCTTGCGCGCTGCCGGCATTCCTTTTGAAATTGTGCCTGGCATTACTTCGGCTATCTCGGTTCCTGCTTATGCGGGCATTCCGGTTACCCACCGAGGTATTGCCACTTCCTTTGCAGTAGTGACTGGTCATGAGGATCCTACTAAAGGGGAATCTTCTATGCGTTGGGATAAATTGGCTACAGGGACAGATACGCTGGTCTTTTTGATGGGCGTAGAAAACCTGCCTCATATTACGGCCAAGTTGATGGAACATGGACGCAGCGGTGAAACGCCGGCAGCGGTCATTCGCTGGGGTACTAAAGCGGAGCAGGAAGTGTTGGTGACGACTGTGGCGACGGCAGCAGCCGATGTGGCGGCAAAGGGTTTGACGCCGCCAGCTATCTTTTTGGTAGGGGATGTTGTTTCTCTGCGGGACGAATTGGCATGGTTTGATCAGCGCCCTTTATTCGGACAGAAGGTGTTAGTGACGCGGGCGCGCGAGCAAGCCAGCTTGCTTACGGCACGCTTGGAAGAATTAGGCGCTCAATGCGTAGAGGCGCCAGCTATTCAAATTCAACCGCCTGAAAGTTATGAGCCAATGGATGCGGCTATTCAGGAACTGCAAAGTTATGACTGGCTTATTTTTACCAGCGTTAACGGCGTAGAGTACTTCTTCAATCGTTTGGCGGAGCAGGGGAAAGATACGCGGGCTTTGGCAGCCGCCAAGGTAGCGGCTATTGGCGTAGCAACGGCGAGCAAGCTGGCGGCTTATGGAATTCAAGCGGATGTAGTGCCGGTGGAGTTTAGGGCGGAAGGTATTATTGAAGCCCTAGAGGGAAAAGTGAAGCCAGGTATGCGCGTGCTGATCCCCAGGGCTACCGTAGCCAGGGAATTGCTGCCGGAGCAGTTGCGCGCCCAAGGATTATCGGTGGATGTGGTCCCTGCGTACCGTACGGTAACCGCGAAGGCGGACGCTGAAGGTCTGAAAGCTTCCTTGGAAGCGGGAGATTTTCAATGGGTGACCTTTACAAGCTCTTCTACAGTAACGAATTTGTTGAAGCTATTGGGCGAAGATGGCGCAGCCTTGCTGAAAAAAGCGAAGGTGGCTTGCATCGGCCCGATCACGGCGGAGACTTGTTTGGAACATGGCATTGAACCGGACGTTATGGCCGGAGAATATACGATCAAAGGACTGGCGGAAGCCATTCTTACATTTTACGGCAAGGAGATGTAATTCATGTACCATCCGTATTTGCGTCCTCGGCGACTGCGCGTCAGCGAAGGCTTGCGCGCTATGGTGCGGGAGACGGTGCTTCACGTAGAGGATTTGGTATATCCGTTGTTTTTAGTACCTGGAGAGAAAATTAAAAAGGAAATTCCTTCTTTGCCGGGGCAATATCACTTATCAGTGGATCAAGCGGTGCTGTTGGCGCAAGAGGCATGGAATTTGGGGATTCGCTCGGTGCTGCTTTTTGGGCTTCCGTCTTATAAGGACGAGCAGGGCAGCAGCGCCTGGGACTTGCAGCAGCCGGTACAGCAGGCCATGACGGCGATTAAAAAAGCGTTGCCGGAGATGGTGGTTATTGGCGATGTTTGTCTTTGTGAATATACCAGCCACGGTCATTGCGGGCTGCTGGACGGCGAAACCGTGGATAATGACCCGACCCTGGCTCTTTTGGCCAAGGTAGCGGTCAGCCAGGCTCAAGCCGGTGCGGATATTGTCGCTCCTTCAGATATGATGGACGGTAGGGTGCAGGCCATTCGCGAGGCCTTGGATGACGCTGGCTTTGCGCAGGTGTCGATCATGAGTTATGCGGTGAAATATGCTTCCGCCTATTATGGGCCATTTCGGGACGCTGCGGATTCAACGCCGCAATTTGGGGACCGCCGCAGCTATCAAATGGACCCGGCCAATGCCAGGGAGGCGCTGCGCGAAGCGGCTCTAGATGCGGAAGAAGGAGCAGACTTTCTGATGGTCAAGCCGGCGTTAGCGTATCTGGATATTGTGCGTCAGGTCAAAGATACGTATTTGCTGCCTTTGGCAACCTATAATGTCAGCGGGGAATACGCTATGGTTAAGGCCGCAGCGCAGCAGGGCTGGATTGACGAAAAGAAAATTGTTTTGGAAACGCTGGTTTCGATGAAA is a genomic window of Anaeromusa acidaminophila DSM 3853 containing:
- the hemB gene encoding porphobilinogen synthase, which codes for MYHPYLRPRRLRVSEGLRAMVRETVLHVEDLVYPLFLVPGEKIKKEIPSLPGQYHLSVDQAVLLAQEAWNLGIRSVLLFGLPSYKDEQGSSAWDLQQPVQQAMTAIKKALPEMVVIGDVCLCEYTSHGHCGLLDGETVDNDPTLALLAKVAVSQAQAGADIVAPSDMMDGRVQAIREALDDAGFAQVSIMSYAVKYASAYYGPFRDAADSTPQFGDRRSYQMDPANAREALREAALDAEEGADFLMVKPALAYLDIVRQVKDTYLLPLATYNVSGEYAMVKAAAQQGWIDEKKIVLETLVSMKRAGADIIITYHAMDAAKWLHENQ
- the cobA gene encoding uroporphyrinogen-III C-methyltransferase, which gives rise to MTQPTVYLVGAGPGDYKLISVRGLELIQRAEVLVYDRLADERLLGHARKDAEFIYVGKASSNHAMRQEDINQLLVDKAKEGKVVVRLKGGDPFVFGRGGEEALTLRAAGIPFEIVPGITSAISVPAYAGIPVTHRGIATSFAVVTGHEDPTKGESSMRWDKLATGTDTLVFLMGVENLPHITAKLMEHGRSGETPAAVIRWGTKAEQEVLVTTVATAAADVAAKGLTPPAIFLVGDVVSLRDELAWFDQRPLFGQKVLVTRAREQASLLTARLEELGAQCVEAPAIQIQPPESYEPMDAAIQELQSYDWLIFTSVNGVEYFFNRLAEQGKDTRALAAAKVAAIGVATASKLAAYGIQADVVPVEFRAEGIIEALEGKVKPGMRVLIPRATVARELLPEQLRAQGLSVDVVPAYRTVTAKADAEGLKASLEAGDFQWVTFTSSSTVTNLLKLLGEDGAALLKKAKVACIGPITAETCLEHGIEPDVMAGEYTIKGLAEAILTFYGKEM